In a single window of the Biomphalaria glabrata chromosome 5, xgBioGlab47.1, whole genome shotgun sequence genome:
- the LOC106080312 gene encoding uncharacterized protein LOC106080312: MSSKRKSKSNRTRLRLLTPIKEVSGLVPVEIIPYGSKTVRISDPIKPILVKALPAESPRDVRLKERAPNVKGPVDNIVEEYLTQARQSNIIPSPYNFGTRYYDLRGDRGLLCPCCANRNRESFEKKAALQRGKDISSIRVLTPPEFVPDNELLQQPQSEAPTHHSKPLSLHPPLSNSWDVDYLSDYPANTYNRSYIRTYPFRYRPLYQEPPVKPFSRKASAQRAYIRGRVVEANSKYHESMHRLQVHFEKNYSLPEPSITDSDED, from the exons ATGTCGTCAAAACGAAAGTCTAAATCGAACAGAACTAGACTGCGATTACTGACACCAATTAAAGAG GTTTCAGGTCTTGTTCCAGTTGAAATCATTCCCTACGGTTCTAAAACTGTAAGGATCTCAGACCCCATCAAACCAATACTTGTCAAGGCTCTGCCAGCCGAGTCCCCAAGAGATGTCAGGCTGAAGGAACGAGCTCCGAATGTGAAAGG GCCTGTAGACAACATAGTAGAAGAATATCTCACTCAAGCGAGACAATCCAACATTATTCCCTCCCCTTACAATTTTGGCACACGGTACTACGATTTAAGAGGAGACAGAGGATTGCTCTGCCCTTGCTGTGCCAACAGAAACAGAGAAAGCTTCGAGAAGAAAGCTGCACTGCAGAGAGGAAAGGATATTAGCTCCATTAGAGTGTTGACGCCTCCAGAATTTGTACCTGACAATGAACTCTTACAGCAGCCTCAATCTGAGGCGCCCACTCATCACTCCAAGCCTCTATCACTGCATCCTCCATTATCCAACTCATGGGATGTGGATTACTTGTCGGACTATCCAGCCAACACGTATAACCGTTCTTACATAAGAACTTATCCTTTTAGATATAGACCACTATACCAAGAGCCACCTGTAAAGCCCTTTTCAAGAAAAGCCTCGGCCCAGAGAGCTTATATTCGAGGCCGAGTTGTTGAGGCCAACTCCAAGTATCACGAAAGCATGCACAGACTTCAAGTTCACTTCGAGAAAAACTACAGTCTTCCAGAACCTTCCATCACTGACTCAGACGAGGACTAA